One Spinacia oleracea cultivar Varoflay chromosome 4, BTI_SOV_V1, whole genome shotgun sequence DNA segment encodes these proteins:
- the LOC130471872 gene encoding uncharacterized protein — protein sequence MICEQVFRKLRKNEPKVWDKDYQHAFDTIKGYLSNPPVLKPTILGTPLRLYLTTNDTAVGAMLAQEIKGKENDVYNLSKKLLEYETKYTQLERLSISLVWASKKLKHYMLSLIVHGSLVSDFMADCPIEAEEESYDLPNKKILMTSDDSWSLHFDGASNQCGCGVGVILIDPEDTHTLLSTKLQFNFTNNAAEYEVCIMGLEAAIALGVHKL from the exons ATGATTTGTGAGCAAGTTTTTCGAAAACTGCGCAAGAATGAGCCAAAGGTCTGGGACAAAGACTATCAACATGCATTTGACACCATCAAGGGCTATCTTTCAAATCCGCCAGTGTTGAAGCCAACAATACTGGGTACCCCACTCAGGCTTTATCTTACAACAAATGACACAGCAGTtggggccatgctcgcccaagAAATCAAAGGCAAAGAAAATGATGTGTACAATTTGAGCAAGAAGCTACTCGAGTACGAAACCAAATATACACAACTCGAAAGGCTCAGTATCTCCTTGGTTTGGGCCTCAAAGAAACTCaaacactacatgctctcccttATAGTGCAT GGTTCATTGGTCTCTGATTTCATGGCTGATTGCCCTATCGAGGCAGAGGAAGAAAGTTACGACCTGCCCAATAAGAAAATTCTAATGACAAGTGATGACAGCTGGTCGTTgcactttgacggtgcttccaatcAATGCGGATGCGGTGTCGGGGTAATCCTAATAGATCCTGAAGACACTCACACTCTACTCTCAACAAAGCTACAATTCAATTTTACAAACAATGCGGCCGAGTATGAAGTCTGCATCATGGGTCTGGAAGCCGCcatagcattgggtgtccaTAAACTTTGA